GACCTTGTAAAACATATGGGGTTGTATTTTAATCAGGACATCTCATTTTACGTCACCTTATGGAGTATTTTATAATATGCTTGCGTgaattttactttttctttttataatataCATTTCCTTTTTTGCTTACGTACAGTAAAATACAAACTCTTTTACCCACAATAGGGGTTTTGACTCTGTAACCGTTGCCGACCAGGTACCAGTTTAGGATCAAAATTAAGGCGTAAACTCATCCAATATGCATCCACGTGGCTAATTCTTGCCACGTGGTGTGCCCCATAGGCCATTGCTCGTCGGTGTGGGCTATCCATTAAAATGTCCTTCAATGAGGCAGGTCAGGGAGGTTAAATAATGGGCCCACCTTGGCCCACATATCAAGCGCGTTCACTACGCGGGCTAAAAAAATGCAAAAAGAGGTATGCTTTGAGCTACTTTTCCTGACTTGTTCTATTTAattttcggtttttttttttgtgaagtaGTTATGTTAGTTGGTCATTAGTTACACTAGTGTGTGAAAGTTCAGAAGAATTGACAAGTGTGGTTAATTTTGGATGATAGCGTTAGGATAAGGAGATAATTCTATTTAACTCAAACCGACGAAAACGTTATCCTTAGGAAATAGAGTAGTTGAGGATGAACATTTGACTACCGACTGATGAGTAATATTCTAAGGAAATTGATGTGATCAAGGAAGATGGCGTGATTTGTTGCTGCGTTGAAGAGTCTACTGGAGTGTGGGGTGGGTCATGGTTCTCACAATTTCCAGACTCTGTTGCCCGTTACGCGACAGTATTGACTATTAACTCCAAATTTGACAGCTTCATTAAGATTAAAGATGACAATAATGTTAGAAAAAATGTACTTACATTACAtaaaattttttatttatattaatTATTTCGACTGATATCATAGTTGATAAATGTGAGCTCAATCGTAGTGATAATTAAATATTAGATCGTGCATTTTATGTGTTTGGTAGGTCTACTAAGAAGGTAAGTGTAAGCTTAGCACAATGAGATCCGTAATGGGAGAACCCTATGCAAGGCACACTTGGGTCATGTCATTTGCATTTTTGCCCTATTTTGTGGTGGCTTTAATTTTTGTCAAATCGAGTTTATGCCTCTCGAGACATAAGTTACGGATTATAAAATTCACAAGTTATGCCAGCTCTATTAAAGAAACTTTTGTCCTGCTAAACATAAGTTTAATTTTGAAGGGAAAAAGTTATataccaacccatttgaagggaaaccGTGCAAGTACTTCAACACACTTTTGTCTTCTCTTATAATATATCAAGAAAGTGATAGATAAATGTGTGGTAGCTGTTCCAATGACGTTGTCAGGCCAACACCCCAACCCCAATTTCCCCCTCCCCACCACCGCCACCACTGCCCCACCACCTCAAGTCATACTATTTAGTtgtttgtctagattatatataaaTGTTCGTGGGACAAAAATTTTTGTTAACTAAATAAACATCAGAAAAATAAGTATTTAAGTAACAAAACCACTTGTCTTTTTTAACCAAACACACCGTAAAGCGATTCTCTTTTATTTATTTCCTATCTTCTTGTCTTGACCTGGAAAGAGGCCTAATTCAATGCCAAACTTTTTATGGGTCTCTTGAAACAGGCCAGGCCCTTTTAGGAATTTCTAGGCCGAGAAGAAGGCTTTACTCTTGTAAACTTGGTTATGGGTCTGGAATTTCTAGTCAAGTAGCCCTTGCTGAGAAAAAGGCCTTGTCATGCCTACCTGAATATGGGCCTCTAAAATGAGGCCCTTTTAAGAATTTCCAATCATCTTTCCCCGGCTAAGAAAATGGCCTTACTCATGCAAGCCTGGCCATGGGTCTCTGAAACCAGGCCTTTTTATGGACTTCCAAACATGCTATTCTTGGTTATCATTTCATGAACCGACCTATATATGCTTGGGGAAAATGACCTAACAATACtacttaagactctatattagAAAATATAAGGatacttttttttatttacaaaacataccaacaaaattacaaagtataccaGATTTGAGTTTAATAGGATCCCACAATTTTAAgcttttttttaaggaaaataatctgattttaaatgtggtcttaattttaggatagttatctatcaacttcttcttttttttaaaaagatttctctctctctctccttccatgatagacaccatttctagacctaaaattcatcttctctagaataaattttcaaaccaatattacaaaatattttttattacTGACCTGTGTATTAGTTGTATATAAAATTGGTTTGTATCGTTTGAGATGTGTGATCATTGTGTGTTTGAAAcctttatatattatataaactATAGTTTTCAAAAATGTTGtaaactaatatatgtatgaaatgtgtatgaaaTCTGCAATATATCATTTAGATATATGCGGTACAACGTGTATGAAATGCGAATAAATTCGATATGAattaatgtatgaaatgtatatggaATTTGATTTGTATCAATCAGaaaacttattatacatatatactttctcataatttatacatactttgatcaaattttatacaatttatatgtactttagcataatcaaaatatatatacaacttttaaatatatttcatacataaaaattataactaatttatatagttatacatattgcatactaaaatttatacatatttattttctggtgtatgaactttaTATGAAATCTAGTTTGTATCAATTACAaaattattatacatattttctcaaaatttatacatactttcATTATAGTTTATACAATTTAAATGTactatatcataatcaaaatacacatatGATTTTTATACATgtttcatatataaaaattataacgaatttatacagttatacatattgcatataaaaattatacatatatgttttctggtgtatgaactttgtacataAAAATTATTGATTAGAATGGAATTTTTgagtaaaagttggagaaaatcaggaacaatatctcttaattttgaatggggagagaaaagtagatgaaataaaagagcaaaagttggagaaaatcagggaacaatatctcttaattttgaatggagagagaaaagtggataaaataaagaaaacagtttatttacttctttttaatttgtctgattcgtatagattttgtaacaaatctattgatatattttgtaaacttaaaagtatcgtcatattctgtaaatataccctcttactatgtacatatatgttttttgcccGTATGCTTAATCGGTGTGTAAAATGAGTGTGTTATATTTTCATCAATCCTAAACATTTCACATGCCTTATTCTTTAGAGTGCCATTTTTAAGACAGTTGATTACACAAATATTTGTCTAGAAAGTTAGTTCCCAGAGAAAAGAAGACTCATTGTGTGATATTTATTTAGGAAGTTAATTAATTCCCTCAAATTTGGAACACAAATGTTACTTTGGCTATCAGATAATTTTCGGAATAAATTTTAGTGCTTTTATTAGTAGTAGGGAAAAACACACAGAAGGGAAAAAGACTTCTTTCCCTTTTCCCTTTCATTACTGACAGAAGGATATATAATTGGAAAATTACAAGCATGTAAGTACCAACACAAGTAGTCAAGTACCAAAAAGACACCACAAGTACTAAGTATTCTATTAACCCACCTGGATGAATCATAATCATCTCTAAGAAGGGCTATTGCAAACACTTAATGAAATGTTATCTATGTCATGCAAAATCTTTTAGGACAGTTTTTCTGTCACACAAACTGCTTCATTTAAAGAAGAAGCTATAGCTCAAACTGAAAGATAGCATCTTATCATCAGTTTCCGATTCGCCTAGCATCTTATCATCAGTTtccgattcgctttcctctattTCTATCTGACCAACCCCTTCTGGCAGCTTTTGCTCTATTCCATCTCTGAACGTTTCTCATTCTTGCAAATATTTTTCGAATCTGGTACAACTTATGAGATTGTTGAGCAATCAAATTTGCAGTTGAAGGGTTCTGGCTTAAGATGATCTCATATCCATCTCGAAAAGAGTCCATTCCTTCACTTAAAAGTTGCCAGAAGAGTCCCCCTGCTGCTGCTCCCCCGCGCTTGGCTGATGAATATATCGTGTAATAGACTGTGTTGTAAAGAAGGTCCCTTTGGTAGGAGCTGAAACCTGAATCTTTCGAAGATTTTCCGAACTCTGTGATCAGTAATGGCTTTCTAAGAATATATTGAGCATCTTGAATGTGGGAGTTTAGCCAATTGTTGAGAAATGATAGCTGAGCTTGATCATTTGAGTTTGTTATCCTGTCATATCACAACTTTATAATTAAGAAACTCTTAAATATTGtaaccatctcatctaaaagttcCTCTCTTAGAGATGAGACACTTTGTAACACATCTCTCAAATGCAGACCTGATTCATTTTCCATGCTCAAGCACATAACTGTTTTTGTTTTTATGTGACGATGAGACTTGAACTCAGGATTGCTGATCCGACATCATATCGAATTGTGTCACTTTATTTAATAGTTTAAACATTTAAATGAGACGATCACATAAAACACACTTGAAGTTTCAAGATAACTTAAGTGATATAATCTCCGTAAAGGATATTATTGTAATGTGCAGATGTGGTTCTGAAAAGTTTACCATTGATCAGGATAGGCATGAGCAGTGGCAAAATCAATGCCAGGGATACGGTTGTTGGCGATGAAGTCGGTTCCTATGTCAAAATTAGGATTCAGATTCCTCCTCTGAGGAGTTGTTTGTCCGTAGAATCCTTCTAAGCCAACTTCTAACAAATGGTTTCTGTCAATGGACTTAACATAAGAAGCCATCTCTGTTGCCCAGGCCTGCACACAACAACTGAAACTTAGTATAAATCCTTTTCATGCTGTTTCTCTCCAGAAAACATAAATTCTTGTATTAGGATGCAGTGACATCAAAAGTAATAAATGAGTGCACTAGAAATTGGCAAGGAAAGCAGATGACATTAATTTCTAGTCAACTACTGGTTCTTATGAGCATTGTCCATTTCTGGGGCATCGAAGTATGTGAACTAACATGGGATCTACAGGGATGAAAATTAATGGAGAACTTTAATTCTGGTACTTTAATACTAGTAACCATGCCGCACCCATATCAGATTCAAAGGGGTCATTTATATTCGTGGTAGGCGTCATATTAAATTTCCTATTAAATAGCCAGACTTAATTTTTTCCTATTACTACTTTGGATATTGGCAATTTAACCCATATCTATTTTAGAAACTTGCACCATTACTATTAAGGTGTAAGCCTTAATCCAAACTTCTGTAGTACATCTGAGGGGCCGGTGGTGTTATCGTCACATGGAGGATTGAGAAGTTACTGTAGTTGCAAAATGCAAACCAATTGTAGCATTGTACTTGAGTCATGTATCCTGTATCTTAGAAGGACAAACGACACTAGATTATAGTTTATACAGTATTCAATCTCACTTGGTTATTCTTTGTACTCCCTcctttcatttttacttgtccacaaAGAACTCAGTACTCTCTCTAAAAATACTCAaataaatgaagtgtatattTTAATACGATACCCACATTAATTGATATAAAGTCGCAATGAACTTGGTGAATGAGTAGTTAATGTTGATGaaaaaataagaatttttttttatttttaagtggacaagtaaaagtgaaactTTTAATATAGTGAAGGTGAGCAGAAGGATTATTATTTAATCTAATCCTGTATCACAATTTATCACCGTATTTCAAGGCTTAATTGTCTGCATCTAACTTGCAAAACCGTAAAAACCACCAAAGCAGAAAAGGAATCCCGACCCCAGTTTTAATTTAACGTTCAGACAAAAAAGAGGAATTAAAAGGTAAAGAGAGTGCAAGGAGGTGGATAAAGTGAAATTAAATTTAGCTTTTCTTCTTAAAAGTCGACCCATTGATTTAAAAACTCTGCTTAAAAATGAAACCATGGATAAATGCATATAGATgtggagaaagaaaaaagaacCTGAATGGTTCTTCCGGAGGGATCTGATGTGCATCTTGGTTCATTCATAAGCTCCCATGCCATGATTGTAGGGTCATTCTTGTAAACAACTCCATTGAGTTTGTTGTATCTATTGAGTACAGTCTGCATGGtaaaaaccaaaaccaaaaccTCATGCCTTTTTCTACACAATTTAAACTGACCAATTAGAATCAAGGAAAATGGTGAGATGCAATTTTGTGATTACCCTAATATGATTCTTGTAATAGCCCTTAACAACAGAGTTTCTGAAGAAATCATCATCCGAATTGAGGTACTGCCCATGACTTCTAGCCCAGTTCACATACTGTTTCTTCCCCCCAAAGCTCTCATAATTATTTGCAAAGCTTAATACAAGCTTAATTCCATACCTTCTTGCTTCAGATATCACAAAATCCAACCCCTTCAAATCAATTAGTTACACAAAAGTTAGATTTGGAGGAACATTAGGCAAAAAAAATTAGGACAAAACAAAATatgtactactccctccgttttgaTTTATTTGTCTTAATTTAACTGAACACAGAGTTTAAAAAAGCTGTGGCCTTAAACTAAAAAAGTACGTTAAATGAATCATAATGTCCTTTTTAATCTCGTGATCTTAAACATATCGGGTGGGATGTTGGAATTAAAGACGTTTTTtaaactgactaaaaaggaattgcaagacaaacaaattgaacggagggagtagcaaAAAAGAGACCTTAAACATATTCTCATTGTAGGAGCCAGGAGCATATTGTAGTGGCCTGTATCCACCATCACTAAAAGCCCAAGTTCTAGCAACAGTAAGGCCATGGCTTGAAGCTTCTCCAAATGCGGCTGAAACTTTGGATCTTTGAGATGGGTCAGAAGCTACATACATTAGCCAGTAAGCGTTAAAGCCATTGGCATAAAAAGGGTCACCATTTAGCATGAAATGGATCCCTCGGGTTCTAATGAACCCATCCCCTGCTTCAACTTGAACAAATAAGCAGATTTTTTGCACAAAGAAAATTAGAACAAGTGTGTATGCTAAATGTTTCTTCATCTCAATTTTGGTTTTAGAATTGTGTGGTTTAGAATGCCAATGAAGGCGGAGAAAACATTTTATTAGCAGCTTAGAGTAGTGTGGGGCTCTGTAATACTTTGTGCAAATGTGGCCCCCCCACTGCTATTATCAGCTATCAGAGAAAGGTAACAGTGACTGCCAATTGGTTTGTTTTGGGAGGTGGATAAGAAACAAGAAAAGAAGGGCCAgctgttgggtccatcccatattttaaggaagaaaatatTTGCCTCATTATTAGGAAGAAAAATATCTCTCTTACTTTGAGAAAGAAAACATATTTCTTATTTTGAGGGAGGAAGATTAGAAAGTAAAAATCTTCCTCCCTAATAAACAAATGGTAGAAGACAAATGATAGAAGActtcctatttatagggatgaaaaaTCTTTCTCTTTAATAAACAAAAGATAGAAGACTTttctatttatagggatgaaatgaacctatcaTTTGAAGATACACCAAAATCACACAccaaaaatctcagacaatacatctgaatgagagcaaagtgaggtataccatagactgtgtaagaaaaatagtctgtgaagaaaaatagagtgtgagggatattgtagtgaggtgggaaaatcaaaagagtgtttttctttttgagtgtgtagtggtcttaggagtatttataCTCTTTACTACACAATGTAAAATTCCTTGTTATAGTGATATCAGTtactcctcttggccgtggtttttcccttattcagaagggtttccacgtaaaatcccGGTGTCATTATtgttgcattttattcttgctgatttaaccataacttagtgttccgcgtttatcactaataccgtgaatattattttttgcgggtctattttattcccaacaagtggtatcagagccaaggttctgtctgagtatactctgtggttgcagcacagtctgaacttccacatcagaaaagaattactttggtcttcgaataaaatagtatttgtttttgtgataaacgatggaagccaacactagtagaatggttactttgagtggcgtaaattatgccatttggaagggcaaaatggaacatttgctctatgtcaagaattttcatcaacctgtctttgcaaataaaaagcctgataataaatcagatgaagagtcgAATTTGTTgtatcggcaggtttgcggctttattagacagtgggttgacgataatgtgttgaaccatatttctggggagacacatgcttggaccctatgggagcatcttgaaagtttgtatgctcagaaaactggtaacaacaagatgtttttgataaagcaaatgttgggtttaaaataccacgatggttccgcaatgacagatcatctgaatatttttcaggggatcatgaaccagttatctgctatgggcattaattttgatgaagaaattcaaggtcTGTTTCTACTTGgctccctaccagattcttgggaaattattagaacttcattatcaaattctgctccgaatggtgtgatctctatggatcttgccaagagcagtcttttaaatgaagagatgagaagaaaatctcaaggttcctcctcatcagatgtcttggtgactgacactagggggagaggcaagaatcgtggttctcaaaatagaggacatcatagaagcaaatccagaaacagacttaaagatattgagtgctatcattgcgggaaaaaagggcacacaaagaagttctgccggattttgaaaaaggagaatagagataaggaggaaaagcaagaagatggcaatcgtgttgccgctgtcactacagaagatcttgttactgtccttgatgcagatctgataaatattgcttgtgatgagtcaagttgggttgtggacagtggtgccgcatctcatgtgacatcaaggaaggaatttttctcatcctatactccgggtgactttagaacattgagtatgggtaatgagactgtatctagggtggctggtgttggaacgatttgtttgaaaactattactggaactaaactagttttaaacaatgtaaagcatgcacctgatgttcgtttgcacttaaTCTCTGTTGGTGCTTTGGATGATGatggatatgtcagtaccaatggtgctggaaagtggaagcttactaaaggttccatgattgtggctcgtggcgaaaagcgtcgtggtctatactggactacgacctcttcctgtgttgatatggtgaatgcagttgagagcaatagctcttcaacattatggcataagaggcttagccacagtAGCGAGAAAtgactaaatgttctggccaaaaagaaattattgtcaaatttcgaaagtgctaaactagaaaagtgtgagcactgcttgactagaaaacaaaatagagtttctttcaagtctcatcccccttcaagaaagacagagttacTTGAGTTGGTgtattcagatttatgtggtccaatgaagacaaggactttgggtggtgcactttacttcgctacctttattgatgattgctcaaggaaactttgggtctacgtcttgaAGACTAAAAACCAAGTATTgtgtgtctttaagcagtttcaggcttCAGTTGAgagagaaactggaaagaagctgaagtgtattcgtactgataacggtggtgaatattgtggaccgtttgacgaatactgcaagcaacagggtatcagacaccagaagactcctcctaagactcctcaacttaatggtttagcagagaggatgaacaggaccttgatggaaatagttagatgtttgctttctgaagcaaagttgccgaattccttttggggtgagacTTTGTTGACCGCCACATATGTTATTAATCTATTCCCTGCGGTTgttttgcaaagtgatgttccaaacagagtgtGGTATGacaaggatgtttcctatgaccacttgaaagtgtttggttgcaaagcttttgtacatgtgcct
Above is a genomic segment from Lycium barbarum isolate Lr01 chromosome 12, ASM1917538v2, whole genome shotgun sequence containing:
- the LOC132621714 gene encoding mannan endo-1,4-beta-mannosidase 7, whose protein sequence is MKKHLAYTLVLIFFVQKICLFVQVEAGDGFIRTRGIHFMLNGDPFYANGFNAYWLMYVASDPSQRSKVSAAFGEASSHGLTVARTWAFSDGGYRPLQYAPGSYNENMFKGLDFVISEARRYGIKLVLSFANNYESFGGKKQYVNWARSHGQYLNSDDDFFRNSVVKGYYKNHIRTVLNRYNKLNGVVYKNDPTIMAWELMNEPRCTSDPSGRTIQAWATEMASYVKSIDRNHLLEVGLEGFYGQTTPQRRNLNPNFDIGTDFIANNRIPGIDFATAHAYPDQWITNSNDQAQLSFLNNWLNSHIQDAQYILRKPLLITEFGKSSKDSGFSSYQRDLLYNTVYYTIYSSAKRGGAAAGGLFWQLLSEGMDSFRDGYEIILSQNPSTANLIAQQSHKLYQIRKIFARMRNVQRWNRAKAARRGWSDRNRGKRIGN